Genomic segment of Methanomassiliicoccales archaeon:
GTTCCATTTATTCATGCTTCCTTTCAAGGTTTAAAGCGAGGAGGAATACTAGCCATTACTGCTACTGACACCGCTACTTTATCTGGCACCCATGAGAAAAAATGTATTCGCCGTTATATGGCATCGCCTTTACGCAATCTTTTCTGTCATGAAACAGGTTTACGGATAATGTTGGGGTATCTAGCCCGTGAAGCAGCTCAATTCGATAAAGGTGTTAGACCGATCTTATGTTTCTATGCCGATCACTACTTTCGTTGCTTTATTCGATTAAATGAAGGAGCATCCGCTGCGGATGCTGCGCTGGAAAACCTGGGTTATGTAGGATTCAATGAGTCGAGCCATGAGCGTTTGCTTTCGACACGGCAGGCAGAAGGTCTTTGCGGACCCTTGTGGCTGGGATCATTGCAGGATAAAGAGCTCATTAACTCAATGAAACCAGCAGAGGACCTTGCCGAACCAGGTAGATGCGCCAAATACATACATATTTGGAGACAAGAACTTAACATACCATTTTTCTACGAGAACAATGAGATCTCTTCATTGCTCAAGACTTCCCCTCTTCCTTTAGAAGAACTATTGCGGAGGCTTAATTCAGTCGGTAGAGCTTCCAGGACTCACTTTTCACCCACCGGCTTCCTTACCGATCTGCCAATTGAAAAGATTAAAAATCTATATTTGATGAGCCAGATTTGAATGACCGAACGGTTTATTTATGCCCTGTCGGATGCCAGCGCGGTGAGGGCATGAGCACGCTCGCAGTCATCGGTATGCAATGGGGTGACGAGGGCAAGGGTAAGATCACAGACTATCTGGCTCAGAATGCCGATATGGTGGTAAGATTCCAAGGTGGAGCCAACGCAGGTCATACAATTGAAATCGGTGAGGAGGTGTTCGCCCTACACCTCTTGCCCTCCGGAATTCTTAGGCCCAAAATCATAAATGTCATCGGAAATGGCGTTGTGGTCGACCTCGAAGCTTTGGAGGCGGAGATGTCCAAGGTCCAAGCAAGCGGGCGGAGTGTGGAGGGGTTGCGCATTTCTGATCGGGCCAATATCGTCATGCCCCACCATCGAATGATGGATGGATTGGAAGAGAAGGTCAAGGGAAAAAAAGGATTAGGGACCACAGGAAGAGGGATTGGCCCTTGTTATGCAGACAAAGTGGCTCGCCATGGATTGCGAATGTGCGATCTTTTAGAGTCAGAAGAGTATCTTAGAGAGAGATTAGAACTGATTTATGACATTAAACGCGATCAAATAGCTGCTCTAGGAGAAGATAAGTTACCACCAATCGAAGATACCCTAAATCTTCTTCTGACCCAAGGGAAGAAACTTGCACCATACATTTGCGATACATCCAATTTGGTCAATGATGCTATAAAAAAAGGTAAAAAGGTGCTTTTTGAGGGGGCACAAGGCACTATGTTGGACATTGACCATGGAACATATCCATACGTAACCTCGTCAAATTGCGTAACAGGGGGAATATGCACAGGTGTGGGAATCGGCCCACAGACTATCCATGAGGTGATCGGTGTGATGAAGGCGTACACTACTCGTGTGGGTGCTGGTCCATTCCCCACTGAGCTAACGGATGAGATAGGAAAGAGACTATTAACCAAAGGGGGCGAATATGGGGCCACTACAGGAAGGCCAAGAAGATGTGGCTGGTTGGATATGGTCGTGATCAAGCATGCCATTAAACTTAATGGGGTATCTTCTCTAGCGATTACGAAATTGGATGTTCTTGGAGGGATGCCTAAGATAAAGATTTGTATGGCATATGAAA
This window contains:
- a CDS encoding adenylosuccinate synthase — protein: MSTLAVIGMQWGDEGKGKITDYLAQNADMVVRFQGGANAGHTIEIGEEVFALHLLPSGILRPKIINVIGNGVVVDLEALEAEMSKVQASGRSVEGLRISDRANIVMPHHRMMDGLEEKVKGKKGLGTTGRGIGPCYADKVARHGLRMCDLLESEEYLRERLELIYDIKRDQIAALGEDKLPPIEDTLNLLLTQGKKLAPYICDTSNLVNDAIKKGKKVLFEGAQGTMLDIDHGTYPYVTSSNCVTGGICTGVGIGPQTIHEVIGVMKAYTTRVGAGPFPTELTDEIGKRLLTKGGEYGATTGRPRRCGWLDMVVIKHAIKLNGVSSLAITKLDVLGGMPKIKICMAYE
- a CDS encoding tRNA (guanine(26)-N(2))-dimethyltransferase, whose translation is MIRDSIEIIEGKTKLLIPKEHSQKGPGKRLGQVFFNSQMAFNRDVTVMLFRALRFKGICLDAMAATGARGLRIVNESPGDFEMVLNDKDPRAFQYIQANISLNSLKNCQACNEDLRCHLAKHMYDYIDIDPFGSPVPFIHASFQGLKRGGILAITATDTATLSGTHEKKCIRRYMASPLRNLFCHETGLRIMLGYLAREAAQFDKGVRPILCFYADHYFRCFIRLNEGASAADAALENLGYVGFNESSHERLLSTRQAEGLCGPLWLGSLQDKELINSMKPAEDLAEPGRCAKYIHIWRQELNIPFFYENNEISSLLKTSPLPLEELLRRLNSVGRASRTHFSPTGFLTDLPIEKIKNLYLMSQI